A genomic window from Rattus norvegicus strain BN/NHsdMcwi chromosome 9, GRCr8, whole genome shotgun sequence includes:
- the Defb18 gene encoding beta-defensin 18 precursor, which produces MQSAMKLFFIFLIFVFSVSCGPSAPQMKTRDVLERTHKCFLVGGECKSECSSWEYEYVFCYTGPCCVMREYKRVEKFSNTPKYTT; this is translated from the exons ATGCAATCAGCAATGaagttgtttttcatttttctgatttttgtcttttctgtgtCCTGTGGTCCTTCAG CTCCTCAGATGAAAACAAGAGATGTTTTAGAAAGAACACACAAATGTTTCCTGGTTGGTGGTGAATGCAAGTCTGAATGTAGCAGTTGGGAGTATGAATACGTTTTCTGTTACACTGGGCCTTGCTGTGTGATGCGAGAATACAAAAGAGTAGAGAAATTCTCAAATACTCCCAAATATACAACTTAA